A genome region from Acidobacteriota bacterium includes the following:
- a CDS encoding rhomboid family intramembrane serine protease, whose product MLLPIGDDNEGRRTTPYIVYIIIAINVVVFLLFQKAVMSPEGVRFTYGYSVVPYEITTGVDLKGPIVLPGAGSELGPRLGQRPVEIPEAPGPSPIYLTLLTAMFMHGGWMHIIGNMLYLFIFGDNIEDNFGHGKFLIFYLVCGFAASFSHIFVDPNSPIPSLGASGAIAGVLGAYLILFPRNRVRTLLPLGFLWTTIELPAVVVLGFWIVIQIFSQYTATFSPGSGGGVAYMAHIGGFATGLLLCFLFRNRNNASYR is encoded by the coding sequence ATTATCGCCATCAACGTCGTGGTGTTCCTTCTCTTTCAAAAGGCGGTGATGTCCCCTGAGGGCGTTCGCTTCACGTACGGTTATTCGGTAGTGCCTTATGAGATAACGACCGGCGTCGACCTGAAAGGACCTATCGTATTGCCAGGCGCAGGGTCCGAGCTCGGACCTCGGCTTGGACAACGTCCGGTGGAGATACCGGAGGCGCCCGGCCCTTCCCCCATCTACTTGACTCTGCTCACGGCGATGTTCATGCACGGCGGCTGGATGCATATCATCGGCAACATGCTTTACCTGTTCATATTCGGAGACAACATCGAAGACAACTTCGGACACGGGAAGTTTCTGATCTTTTACTTGGTATGCGGATTCGCGGCGTCGTTCTCCCACATCTTCGTTGACCCGAATTCCCCGATCCCATCGCTGGGAGCGTCGGGCGCGATCGCTGGAGTGCTCGGCGCCTACCTTATCCTGTTCCCCCGCAATCGCGTTCGAACCTTACTGCCACTGGGATTCCTGTGGACGACGATCGAGCTTCCGGCCGTCGTCGTGCTTGGCTTCTGGATTGTGATTCAGATTTTCAGCCAGTATACGGCTACGTTCAGCCCAGGCTCTGGGGGAGGAGTCGCCTACATGGCGCACATCGGCGGCTTCGCCACCGGACTCTTGCTTTGCTTCCTGTTCCGCAACCGCAACAACGCTTCCTATCGGTGA
- the queF gene encoding preQ(1) synthase — protein MSTEVLEHSGLVIEETPAEAMNLPELDTFGYKYQGKEINISFTCPEFTAICPFSDFPDFATIKIDYVPAELCVELKSLKLYINAFRPVKIFHEHVVNRILEDFVRACDPVAVDIEGDFHIRGNIKTVIRASYRREK, from the coding sequence ATGTCCACAGAAGTCCTGGAACACTCAGGTCTGGTAATTGAAGAGACTCCGGCGGAGGCGATGAATCTTCCCGAGCTGGACACGTTCGGGTACAAGTACCAAGGCAAAGAGATAAACATATCGTTCACCTGTCCGGAATTCACGGCGATCTGCCCGTTCTCGGACTTCCCCGATTTCGCAACGATCAAGATCGACTACGTACCCGCTGAGCTTTGCGTCGAGTTGAAGTCGCTCAAGCTCTACATAAACGCGTTCAGGCCGGTGAAGATATTTCACGAACACGTCGTCAATCGGATCCTCGAAGACTTTGTGCGTGCCTGCGATCCGGTGGCCGTCGATATCGAAGGCGACTTCCACATCCGAGGCAATATCAAGACTGTCATCCGCGCTTCGTATCGGCGAGAGAAATAG
- a CDS encoding choice-of-anchor V domain-containing protein, which produces MFGLYGTRKLQSVVVILFVTAVAYAKVTGPDAGYTNAPGDLGNCTACHDTFHDPNVGSGSVRIDGVPSIYTPGEQYTLMVTVQQQQNKRKRFGFQLTAIDQKGNRAGTLASLASDTLVNLETGIGGRQYIEHAEIGTFPNGAASRTWQVRWTAPSTDIGTVRFWFAGNAANGDGTNQEDYIYTSNLSSDSPTSAVTVSLQSQPGGLVLPAGSHFMINWATTGPTNIDNIELRYSTDDGATFPITNLVAFTTDPQVTSHDWTVPNTPTTHAVIRILVGKKSGDAVQALSDAFTITGDGSATLPKIFSASVNGKKLLVFGESFQMGAIVFLDEVDQGTLNDEDFSHLLRCKKAGKKIPQGIPVTLKVKNPDGTLSEPFPFTRPIE; this is translated from the coding sequence ATGTTTGGGCTGTACGGTACACGAAAGCTGCAATCAGTCGTTGTGATCTTGTTTGTGACTGCCGTGGCTTACGCTAAGGTCACCGGCCCGGATGCGGGTTACACCAACGCGCCGGGTGATCTTGGCAACTGCACCGCGTGCCACGATACTTTTCACGATCCAAATGTCGGGTCAGGCAGCGTTCGTATAGATGGAGTGCCTTCGATCTACACCCCGGGAGAACAATACACGCTGATGGTGACCGTCCAACAGCAACAGAACAAACGTAAGAGGTTCGGCTTCCAGCTTACGGCGATCGATCAGAAGGGGAACAGAGCCGGGACTCTTGCGTCGCTGGCTTCCGACACGCTGGTGAACCTGGAGACGGGCATCGGAGGAAGGCAATACATCGAGCATGCCGAGATTGGAACTTTTCCCAACGGCGCGGCTAGTCGAACGTGGCAAGTTCGGTGGACTGCGCCTTCCACTGACATCGGCACGGTTCGCTTTTGGTTTGCCGGCAACGCAGCCAACGGCGACGGAACCAATCAGGAGGACTATATCTACACCAGCAACCTCTCCTCCGATTCCCCGACCAGCGCAGTGACCGTTTCGTTGCAATCACAACCGGGTGGCCTGGTGCTGCCGGCCGGTTCCCACTTCATGATCAATTGGGCCACGACCGGGCCAACAAACATCGACAACATCGAGCTGCGTTACTCAACCGATGACGGGGCGACATTCCCGATAACGAACCTGGTTGCCTTCACGACCGATCCGCAGGTTACCAGTCACGATTGGACGGTTCCGAACACTCCAACTACCCACGCCGTGATTCGAATCCTGGTGGGCAAAAAGTCGGGCGACGCGGTTCAGGCCCTCAGCGACGCGTTCACAATAACGGGCGACGGGTCAGCTACGCTGCCCAAGATATTCAGCGCTTCGGTCAACGGAAAGAAACTGCTGGTGTTTGGCGAGAGCTTCCAGATGGGCGCCATCGTCTTTCTTGATGAGGTAGACCAAGGAACTTTGAACGACGAGGACTTTTCGCACTTGCTCAGGTGCAAGAAGGCAGGAAAGAAGATACCGCAAGGCATTCCGGTAACGCTCAAGGTAAAGAATCCGGACGGCACGCTTTCCGAGCCCTTCCCTTTTACCCGGCCGATTGAGTGA